The Streptomyces sp. JB150 genomic interval TCCTGGAGTGCGCGGAGCCCGGGCCGGGTGGCGGCACGCTGCGGTTCAGCCGGTCGGAGCTGCGGGTGACCGTCACGGTGAGCGGGGCGGTCTTCTGGGGGTGGGACGGGGCCGGTCCCGAGCCGTCGTACGCGCTCGCGGGGCGGTGTCCGGAGCCGGATCCGCGGGCGGTGCTGGAGCCCGACAAGGACGGCGGCTGGCGGGTGGTGGCCGAGCGGATGACGGTCGTGGTGTCGCGGCAGGGGGCGATCGAGGTCCGTACGCCCGGTGGGGTGACCCTGCGCCGCGATCTGCCGCCGCGCTGGTGGGAGCCGGCCGGTGGGGGCACCGCGCGGTGGCGGCAGCGGTCGGAGGTGCCGGCGGACGCGCGGTTCTTCGGGCTGGGCGGACGGGCGTGCGGGCCCCGGCTGCGGGACGGCGCCTACCGGCTGTGGAACACCGACCCGGGGCGGCCCTTCGGGCCCGGGGACGATCCGCTGTACATCACGATGCCGGTGCACCTGGTGGTGGCCGACGCGGGCACGCATCTGGTGTTCCACGACACCACGTGGGACGGGACGGTGCTGCTGCGCGAGGGCGAGGAGGGCGCGGGTTCGGGGCACGACCGCGGCGGGATGTGCGAGCTGCGGATGGACGGGGGGCCGCTGCGCTGCTGGGTGGTGGTGGGGTCCCCCTCGCGCGTGCTGCTCGGCTGGGCGTCGCTGACGGGGGCGCCCGCGCTGCCGCCGGTCTGGGCGCTGGGCCATCACCACGCACGGTGGGGTTTCGGCAGCGAGCAGGAGGTGCGGCGGATCGTCGCGGGCTACCAGGAGCGCGGTCTGCCGCTGGACGCGGTCCATCTGGCCACCGATCACCACGAGGAGCACCGGGTCTTCACCGTCGATCCCGATCGCTTCCCGAAGCTGCCGCAGCTCGCCGAGGACCTGCGGCGGGACGGGATACGGCTGGTGTCGGTCGTGGGCGCGGCGGTGCAGGCGGAGCCGGGGGACGCCGTGTACGACAGCGGGACGGCCGGGGACGCGTTCGTGCGGGACGCGTCGGGGCGGCTCGTGCGGGGTGTCGGGTGGCCCGGCGAGACGGTGTTCCCGGATTTCACGGACGCGCGGGTGCGGCGGTGGTGGGGCCGACAGTACGAGGAGCGGCTGGCGCAGGGTTTCTCCGGGTTCTGGCATGACATGAACGAGCC includes:
- a CDS encoding glycoside hydrolase family 31 protein, with the protein product MDGRDLVRSVKAVGSVGAAQGLRIVRAAWRRRRADAAGLPPRGAERARVPGVLECAEPGPGGGTLRFSRSELRVTVTVSGAVFWGWDGAGPEPSYALAGRCPEPDPRAVLEPDKDGGWRVVAERMTVVVSRQGAIEVRTPGGVTLRRDLPPRWWEPAGGGTARWRQRSEVPADARFFGLGGRACGPRLRDGAYRLWNTDPGRPFGPGDDPLYITMPVHLVVADAGTHLVFHDTTWDGTVLLREGEEGAGSGHDRGGMCELRMDGGPLRCWVVVGSPSRVLLGWASLTGAPALPPVWALGHHHARWGFGSEQEVRRIVAGYQERGLPLDAVHLATDHHEEHRVFTVDPDRFPKLPQLAEDLRRDGIRLVSVVGAAVQAEPGDAVYDSGTAGDAFVRDASGRLVRGVGWPGETVFPDFTDARVRRWWGRQYEERLAQGFSGFWHDMNEPTSFAAFGETTLPRSARHSLEGRGGDHREAHNVYGLGMARAGYEGLAGPAPGQRPFVFSRSGWVGMQRYGGAWSGGVATGWPGLRASLSLVMGLGLCGVPYSGPDVGGYDGRPSPELYLRWFQLAAYLPLFRTHAGPEAGRREPWEFGTQVLEYARVALLERRRLLPYFVTLAHLARRTGAPYVRPLWWAAPEDRALRDCEDAFLLGDCLLVAPVLQPGTERRVVRLPRGRWYDTATERAYEGPGRVLVDAPLSRIPVFARAGAVIPVRGDDGGLELEVWAPARGRTGRGLVVRDAGDGWEEAEIERYTSRRAGRRVVVERSGEGGGAEPPCSVRVRGLGAE